The sequence AGGTCAAATCAAACAGTGATGTTGTACTAGTCCAGTAGTGGTTTGAGGTCTAAACTGTACCTGACCAAACTGTGTCCACCTCTAATTTAAGTGGCTTGGTGGTAAAGATATGGATTATGGCTCTCCaatgaacaaaaaaatataggaggtcttgggttcaatACTCCGAGTTGATGAGTCTGCTTTACTCTGACCACAAGTATGGTGGAATTCCCCATGACCTTTTCGGACTAGAAATGAGTGGATAAATGTTGCTTACCATCAATTGTTCCCTTttttctaaagaaaaaaaaaaaaaaacactacaaGCCATTATCCTTGTcatttatttaaaggaaaactaataaaaatgacttaaaaactttgagttttaaagataaacacaaaataagaggtaaaatgaataatactaggattaaatttttaatgtaaaaatataattttgtcgttaaaatgaacagtatcagaAGTTTTACATTtaaagtttcattttatttaaagTAGCGTGGAATATAatttacaataaaaataaaaatctcgaAAGACCAAAATTGTAAAATCACACCTAATAGCGAGGTGTCTTGGGTAGGATGCCGACATACATCTGCTTTGGTGACTTTCTTGTGCCCCACAGACGCTCGACTTGTGCCGCTGACAAAAAGATCACAGAGGTCCGTCGTCCATGCACCATGCTTCCGTTTCTTTCCAAAAATGAATAAGCTTTGTGTTTGAATGATTCATGCAGATTATGGTTGATTCTGTCTCGAGACTTTTAAGATTTACGTTtcgtatatgtgtgtgtgtatatatggtTTCACATTCTCCTTTCGGGCGCCAACCATCTGTTTGTGTTAATGCCGCTTAAGTCTCCTTCTCAATCTTGATACCGAATTTCCTCCAAATTCGTActaaattctttttttcttccaatgacATAAACCAAACCAAGTTCTCTGCTTTTCAGAGTTACTTTGTATGAAAGACGTACGAAACCCGTTTCGGTTTTTATTAGTTGTGGTTTATGTTGTAATACTTCATTTGTTCATGTTTCCCAGGTGCTTCTGGGAGGTTCCTGCCGACCATGCTTGTTTCTAGACTAGCCGCTGTCAGAACTCAGATGATCAACCATGTAACAAAAGGTTTTTGTTCTgtgaatttttttcatttttggtcTATCTTTATTTTGCTTTTCCAATACTCTCAGCCCCTTATTAAAATTCAACATTAACTTCTTCCATGCTCGTTTCTTAGCTTAATATCTTGTTAATTACATCGACATTGAAACTTTTATTGAACTGTTGTTTATTACCAAATATCCAAACTgcaattaatatataatatgtaaTGCCCTAAGGTGCTGGGAGTGAAATCGTTGTGGTAAATGCTAAGGTAATGCTGCACAAGGAATGATCTTGTTTGACATGTAGCTCGATATGTGTGACAGGAGACTGATATCTGCTATGTTGGATCGTTGGGATGAATGATGGGTTGTTCAACGTTTCAAGTTTTATACATGATAACATATAGTTTTAGTTTATTGGTGtctttttaattcaattaaggTACAACTGTATAATTAGTTTACTGCTTAAGCGGAGGTTCTCTTATGATTCCAGTAAGGTAGTGAAGGTTCTCTTGTGattttaaattgtaatttaAGTTGGTATCTTTAAAAACAATTCAGAACTAATTGATATGAATTTTCCAGGTCCATTGAAGTCTTCACCAAAGACAGGAAACTTCGGTGGACTTTACAGTTATATTTTCCATACTCCGGTTAGCTTCCTAATGAATTTTCTTCAATGGACCTttgtttcattttcaattttcggACTAACCCGTCAAAATCTCGCTCTATTTTTTCAGAAGCATCAAGCTTTCTCTACGACAACCCTGCATGAGGAGGGGGATAAAAAAGTAGAAGAGTAAGTTGCTTTTTCACATAAAAAGAACCGTGTTGAACTTGTAGCAACAACTCTTTACATATTGTTTCAATCATCAGTGAACAATTTGGAGAGAATTCCCATATTTGGCTTATTTCATTAAAGACAAGCTCTCATCCTACCCTGCAACTAAATATCTGTGTTATTGGAACACTTGCATCTTTTTGTAGATTTCTTTAACCTTCTGTTTAAATCTGCAGAATTTCTGTCACGTTTGTTGACAAGGATGAGATGGAGAAGCATATTAAGGTTCCTGTTGGAATGTCCATGTTAGAAGCTGCTCATGAAAATGACATAGAACTTGAAGGTACTCTGGCATGTCATTTGATGTTTTGTGCATTCCACTTTGGTTCCTCTTGTTTTAGTAGGATCCTAACTTTTATCAAAAACTTTTCTGAGCTCTATGTAGAATATAGACCCTGGTAACTCCTTGCAATTTTGTTTTAGTGGTGTTGATGAGTGAGCTTGCCCTTCAAGATTGTTTTATTATGAGACTATTAAAGTGCTTGTTAGAATTGAATTGATAAGATGAACTTGGAAATTGAACTTATGTGATTAAAACCAAGGCTTGGCTGGATTGAATCGAGTTGATCAACTACGTCAGTGTGGCTATCTCTATTGTCTATCTCTAACAAGTTGGTTTTAATGTGATCTTAGGAGCATGTGAAGGATCGTGTGCTTGTTCGACATGTCATGTGATTGTGAGAGTATGTACTTTGAAACTTGAAGTTTGCAGACAAAGAGTCATAATAGGAAGGCAATATTCACTGGATACAAGGAGACATGCAAAATGAACTGATTTCTGTTTCATTAG is a genomic window of Malus domestica chromosome 09, GDT2T_hap1 containing:
- the LOC103421810 gene encoding uncharacterized protein isoform X2 yields the protein MLVSRLAAVRTQMINHVTKGPLKSSPKTGNFGGLYSYIFHTPKHQAFSTTTLHEEGDKKVEEISVTFVDKDEMEKHIKVPVGMSMLEAAHENDIELEGACEGSCACSTCHVIVRDMEYYNKLEDPTDEENDMLDLAFGLTETSRLGCQMVAKRELDGICLELPSATRNFAVDRHAKAT
- the LOC103421810 gene encoding uncharacterized protein isoform X1, which codes for MIHADYGASGRFLPTMLVSRLAAVRTQMINHVTKGPLKSSPKTGNFGGLYSYIFHTPKHQAFSTTTLHEEGDKKVEEISVTFVDKDEMEKHIKVPVGMSMLEAAHENDIELEGACEGSCACSTCHVIVRDMEYYNKLEDPTDEENDMLDLAFGLTETSRLGCQMVAKRELDGICLELPSATRNFAVDRHAKAT